From Zingiber officinale cultivar Zhangliang chromosome 5B, Zo_v1.1, whole genome shotgun sequence, the proteins below share one genomic window:
- the LOC121986706 gene encoding zinc finger MYM-type protein 1-like, producing MTNWRKAMEVFNTHVGGVASAHNDARTQLEAFKNQRQSVSHLLQAQGREMEVAYRTRLTATLDVTRFLLKQGLPFRGHDESLNSSNKGNFLELIEWYTQRNDEVAKTMNENAPGNNQMKSSTVQKDLTRACAAEVTNVILNDIKDNIFSLMVDECRDISVKEQMGVVLRYVNKHGCVIERFLAIVHVSDTSAISLKKAIDELFAKHKLSLSRLRGQGYDGASNMRGEYNGLKVLILKENSSARYVHCFAHQLQLVVVTVAKSNRIVSDFFQYVTMIVNITGASCKRKDKFRQLEHDRLVECLEKGDIVSGKGKKSGNQFKITRGYSLGFTLHDYYPFDVYVDFCFTSA from the coding sequence ATGACTAATTGGAGAAAAGCAATGGAAGTATTTAATACGCATGTTGGTGGTGTAGCTAGTGCTCACAATGATGCGAGAACACAACTTGAGGCTTTTAAAAATCAACGACAAAGTGTGTCACATTTGCTACAAGCACAGGGGCGTGAAATGGAGGTTGCATATCGAACTCGATTAACGGCAACTTTAGATGTTACACGTTTTCTTTTGAAACAAGGTTTGCCTTTCCGTGGACATGACGAGTCATTGAATTCCTCAAATAAAGGTAACTTTCTTGAATTGATTGAGTGGTATACCCAAAGAAATGATGAGGTTGCCAAGACCATGAATGAAAATGCCCCTGGAAACAATCAAATGAAGTCTTCAACAGttcaaaaggatttaacacgGGCTTGTGCTGCTGAAGTCACAAATGTCATTCTTAATGATATAAAAGACAATATATTTTCTCTTATGGTTGATGAGTGTCGAGATATTTCAGTCAAAGAACAAATGGGAGTTGTTTTAAGATACGTGAATAAACATGGATGTGTTATTGAAAGATTTCTTGCTATTGTACATGTGTCTGACACTTCTGCTATTTCTTTAAAGAAGGCTATTGATGAATTGTTTGCAAAACATAAGTTGTCATTATCAAGATTGAGAGGTCAAGGATACGATGGAGCTTCAAATATGCGAGGTGAGTATAATGGATTGAAGGTTCTTATATTGAAGGAAAATTCATCTGCAAGGTATGTCCATTGTTTTGCTCACCAACTTCAGCTAGTTGTTGTTACAGTTGCTAAAAGCAATCGAATTGTGAGTGATTTCTTCCAATATGTTACTATGATTGTGAATATTACTGGTGCTTCATGcaaaagaaaagataagtttAGACAACTTGAACATGATAGACTTGTAGAATGTTTGGAGAAAGGAGATATTGTTAGTGGCAAAGGAAAAAAATCAGGAAATCAGTTTAAAATAACCAGGGGATACTCGTTGGGGTTCACATTACATGACTATTATCCGTTTGATGTCTACGTGGACTTCTGTTTTACAAGTGCTTGA
- the LOC121986707 gene encoding uncharacterized protein LOC121986707 yields the protein MESYEFVFVMHLMKSLLGITNELSLALQQKDQNIVLAVSLIKTMKVRLQKLREEGWENFLDVVNKFCSNHMILVPNMEENMRTRGRSRRNGQMITNFHHYRVEIFCQVLDMMVQEMSNQFSESSTKLLHLAELYPEDFSLTDRAILEDQLETYIQNVRGEFSMIEDLGSLAKKMVETGKNTIFPLIYCLIELALVLPVATASVERVFSAMKIIKTDLRNRMGDEWMNDSLVIYIEKDIFATIENEQILQHFQQMSTRRIQLPPLVCMSRSDVGGSSIKK from the exons ATGGAGAGTTATGAATTTGTGTTTGTGATGCATTTGATGAAATCTTTATTGGGAATCACAAATGAATTGTCACTTGCCTTACAACAAAAGGATCAAAACATTGTACTGGCTGTCAGTTTGATCAAGACAATGAAAGTTCGATTACAAAAATTGAGAGAGGAAGGATGGGAGAATTTTTTGGACGTCGTCAACAAATTTTGTAGTAATCATATGATCCTAGTACCGAATATGGAAGAAAATATGAGAACTCGTGGTCGCAGCAGACGTAATGGACAAATGATTACTAATTTTCATCACTATCGTGTTGAAATTTTTTGTcag GTTCTTGATATGATGGTTCAAGAGATGAGTAATCAGTTTTCAGAATCAAGTACGAAG CTACTCCACCTTGCTGAACTTTATCCGGAGGACTTTTCATTGACTGATCGTGCAATACTTGAGGACCAACTTGAGACTTACATTCAAAATGTACGAGGTGAATTTTCTATGATTGAAGATTTGGGAAGTCTTGCTAAAAAGATGGTTGAAACGGGAAAGAATACAATTTTTCCATTGATATATTGTTTGATCGAGTTAGCATTAGTTTTACCAGTTGCAACTGCTTCTGTTGAAAGAGTTTTTTCTGCTATGAAAATTATCAAGACTGATTTACGTAATAGGATGGGGGATGAGTGGATGAATGACAGTTTGGTAATATACATTGAGAAGGATATTTTTGCTACAATTGAAAATGAACAAATTTTACAGCATTTTCAACAGATGAGCACTCGTAGGATCCAGTTGCCTCCTCTTGTTTGTATGTCTAGATCTGATGTTGGTGGTTcaagtattaaaaaataa
- the LOC121986708 gene encoding chaperone protein dnaJ 20, chloroplastic-like, translating into MNAAIAAPIFLQSLSSPTASSGPAASAGGGSSIPRRVTLLWGGRAPPSLRSPSTRTRAAARSDGTFYDLLGVPASGSSGDIKKAYKELALKYHPDVSPPDLAAEYTQRFIEVHEAYETLSDPDRRALYDDHLRSGLHVLLSGQRLDEEVDDLSGWRSQWHDQLAKLKQRSKNDSEGNLSWGARMRKRWAESS; encoded by the exons ATGAACGCCGCGATTGCTGCCCCAATTTTTCTCCAATCCCTTTCCTCTCCCACGGCGTCCTCCGGCCCCGCCGCCTCCGCCGGCGGCGGCAGTAGCATTCCCCGCCGCGTTACCCTGCTATGGGGCGGCCGCGCTCCGCCTTCTCTCCGCTCGCCTTCAACCCGGACCCGCGCGGCCGCCCGGAGCGACGGGACGTTCTACGATCTTCTCGGAGTGCCGGCGAGCGGGAGCTCTGGAGATATCAAGAAGGCGTACAAGGAGTTGGCGCTGAAGTACCACCCGGACGTCTCCCCGCCGGATCTGGCGGCGGAGTACACCCAACGGTTTATCGAGGTCCACGAGGCCTACGAGACTCTCTCCGACCCGGACCGCCGCGCGCTCTACGACGACCATCTGAGAAGCGGCCTGCACGTCCTCTTGTCTGGGCAGCGGCTCGATGAG GAAGTGGATGACTTATCTGGTTGGAGAAGTCAGTGGCATGATCAGCTTGCAAAATTAAAACAGAGGAGCAAGAATGATTCTGAAGGCAACTTATCTTGGGGAGCTCGGATGCGCAAGCGATGGGCTGAATCATCTTAG
- the LOC121986709 gene encoding uncharacterized protein LOC121986709, translating to MPLFGFTGNEVQSVSQMKLAISLGEEPLKRTRATNFIVVDTPSAYNVILGRPALSEFRAVVSTLYQKIKFPVEDQVGEVRGDQLAARCCYVEMIEERRCYIPVAHEQSVPEVDRAKPRDIEETFGTLRTYGVKLNPQKCLFGAKSGRFLGYIVTERGIETADWSLPFFKILRRATKFQWDTECHKAFKELKVYLNSLPVLAKPVAREALRVYLSSTEYVVGSALVRSDGEEQPVYFLSHILKDVESRYTGLEKLVFTLVLAARRLRPYFLAHPIVVITNIPLGRALLNPEASGRLIKWITELSEFDIRYHPRTAIKAQSLADFVTEVPYPEPKATWRVYVDGSSTRQGSGIGVMLISPHGKRMHLSILLDYRATNNEAEYEVLIAGLQATRHVGANKVLIHSDSQLTAQQLSGAFEISNVRLKLYAGAFKKLKASFREVLIQKIPRAENQAADELAKLASSISPIVIQQSIEQVSLVAHIDRMEGLTFPNDWQTTIAEFLRSGATPSDREEAHLLRKRAGHFVLIGDQLYKKSFSRPLLKCVGSEDVDYILQ from the exons ATGCCCCTGTTTGGATTCACTGGTAACGAGGTTCAGTCGGTTAGCCAGATGAAATTGGCCATTTCGCTTGGTGAAGAGCCGCTCAAAAGGACGCGGGCCACTAACTTCATCGTAGTGGACACGCCCTCGGCGTACAACGTCATTTTAGGCCGACCAGCCCTCAGTGAATTCCGGGCTGTCGTCTCAACATtatatcagaagatcaagttccctgtcGAGGACCAAGTGGGAGAAGTCAGAGGCGATCAGTTGGCAGCGCGGTgctgctatgtggaaatg ATTGAAGAACGCAGGTGCTACATACCAGTGgctcatgaacaaagtgttccagAAGTAGATCGAGCGAAACCTAGAG atatagaggaaaccttTGGGACGCTGAGGACATacggggtcaagctaaatccccagaagtgtctgttcggagcaaaaagtgGGCGCTTCCTGGGGTACATTGTGACCGAGCgaggcatagag ACCGCCGACTGGAGCTTGCCATTTTTTAAGATTCTGCGCCGAGCcactaagttccaatgggacaCAGAGTGCCACAAAGCCTTCAAAGAGCTCAAAGTATACCTCAATTCCTTacctgtgttagccaagccggtcgcTAGGGAAGCCCTTAGAGTTTACTTGTCCTCGACTGAATATGTCGTCGGGTCGGCTCTTGTGAGGTCGGACGGTGAAGAACAACCTGTGTACTTCTTAAGCCACATACTAAAGGAtgttgagtctcgctacactggtctcgagaagttaGTCTTTACGCTGGTACTTGCCGCTCGAAGGCTCCGCCCTTATTTTCTGGCGCACCCGATCGTTGTGATAACGAACATCCCCCTGGGGAGGGCCCTTctcaatccagaggcatccggtcGGTTAATCAAATGGATCACAGAACTTAGTGAATTTGACATACGGTATCATCCCCGGACGGCTATCAAAGCGCAGTCGTTAGCAGATTTTGTCACTGAGGTACCATATCCCGAGCCCAAAGCCACCTGGAGGGTGtacgtggatggatcgtccactcggcaaggaaGTGGGATCGGTGTGATGTTAATCTCCCCCCACGGAAAACGGATGCATTTGTCCATACTGCTGGATTATCGAgcgaccaataatgaagcagagtatgaggtgtTGATAGCGGGCCTGCAGGCcactcggcatgtgggagccaacAAGGTCTTGATTCATTCCGATTCACAGTTGACGGCTCAGCAACTCTCGGGAGCATTCGAGATAAGCAACGTCAGGCTCAAGCTTTATGCGGGAGCCTTCAAAAAACTGAAGGCCAGTTTTCGAGAGGTGCTcatccagaagatcccccgagcagaGAATCAGGCTGCAGATGAGTTGGCTAAGCTTGCCAGCTCGATATCACCAATTGTCATCCAACAATCAATCGAGCAGGTATCTTTGGTCGCCCACATCGACCGAATGGAGGGGCTCACATTCCCAAATGACTGGCAGACGACTATAGCAGAATTTCTAAGGTCAGGGGCAACaccttccgatcgggaggaagcgcaTCTGCTCAGGAAGAGAGCTGGTCACTTCGTCCTCATTGGCGACCAGCTCTACAAAAAATCGTTCTCCAGGCCTCTGCTCAAATGTGTTGGTTCGGAGGATGTGGACTATATTCTGCAATAG